The Staphylococcus sp. KG4-3 genome has a window encoding:
- a CDS encoding uracil-xanthine permease family protein has translation MENETMFERTVKPVLDVDDRPKIGQWAFLSTQHLFAMFGSTVLVPFLTGLPISSALLASGIGTLLYILITKAKIPAYLGSSFAFITPIITGLNSHSLGDMLVALFMSGVMYVLIGIAIKISGTNWLMNLLPPVVVGPVIMVIGLSLAPTAVNMAMFENSGDMKGYNLSYLAVAMITLLVTIIVQGYFKGFLSLIPVLIGIVTGYIVSIAMGLVNFAPIAEAKWLQFPEVYIPFKDYTPSFHLGLVLVLIPIVFVTVSEHIGHQMVINKIVGRNFFKDPGLDKSIIGDGVSTMFASIIGGPPSTTYGENIGVLAITKIYSVYVIGGAATIAIILGFVGKFTALVSSIPTPVMGGVSILLFGIIAASGLRMLVESEVDFASNRNLVIASVILVIGIGNLVFNLNGLGINLEIEGMALAALAGITLNLILPKETPAD, from the coding sequence GAACGAACAGTCAAACCAGTATTAGATGTAGATGATAGACCTAAAATCGGACAATGGGCATTCTTGAGTACGCAACATTTATTTGCAATGTTTGGCTCCACAGTACTTGTGCCGTTTTTAACTGGATTACCAATATCATCGGCACTTTTAGCGTCAGGAATCGGGACATTGTTATATATCTTAATTACTAAAGCAAAAATACCTGCTTATCTTGGATCAAGCTTTGCCTTTATAACACCGATCATTACAGGGTTAAACTCACATAGCTTAGGGGACATGCTTGTGGCGCTTTTTATGAGTGGTGTCATGTATGTTCTGATTGGTATAGCAATTAAAATTAGTGGAACAAATTGGTTAATGAACTTATTACCACCAGTAGTTGTTGGCCCGGTTATTATGGTTATCGGCTTAAGTTTAGCACCGACCGCTGTAAATATGGCAATGTTTGAGAACTCGGGAGATATGAAAGGTTATAACTTAAGTTATTTAGCAGTAGCAATGATTACATTACTTGTAACGATTATAGTACAAGGTTACTTTAAAGGTTTCTTATCTTTAATTCCAGTACTCATCGGCATAGTAACTGGCTATATTGTTTCAATTGCTATGGGATTAGTAAACTTTGCGCCCATCGCTGAGGCCAAATGGTTACAATTTCCAGAAGTATATATACCATTTAAAGATTACACACCTTCATTTCACTTGGGGTTAGTATTGGTATTAATACCAATTGTGTTTGTGACTGTTAGTGAACATATTGGACATCAAATGGTAATTAACAAAATAGTAGGGCGCAACTTCTTTAAAGACCCAGGTTTAGATAAGTCCATCATTGGTGATGGTGTATCAACGATGTTTGCGAGTATCATTGGTGGGCCCCCAAGTACAACTTATGGAGAAAATATTGGTGTGCTAGCAATAACTAAAATATATAGTGTATATGTTATTGGTGGCGCTGCAACAATTGCAATTATTCTAGGATTTGTTGGAAAATTCACCGCATTAGTTTCATCTATACCAACACCAGTAATGGGTGGGGTATCCATTTTACTCTTCGGTATTATCGCTGCTAGTGGGCTGAGGATGCTAGTCGAAAGTGAAGTGGATTTCGCAAGTAACAGAAATTTGGTCATTGCTTCTGTCATTTTAGTCATAGGAATAGGGAATCTTGTATTTAATTTAAACGGCTTAGGTATTAATTTAGAAATTGAAGGCATGGCATTAGCTGCTTTAGCAGGTATAACACTGAATTTGATTTTACCGAAAGAAACCCCAGCAGATTAA
- a CDS encoding aspartate carbamoyltransferase catalytic subunit: MDNLLTMEHLNTTEIYELIQRASAFKNGDVKPCCFNDKFVANLFFENSTRTKSSFLVAEQKLGLKLIDFETDTSSVQKGESLYDTCKTLEQVGADVLVIRHPQTNYYDELEKLNIPIINAGDGSGQHPTQSLLDIMTIYEEYKTFENLNILICGDIKNSRVAKSNFQSLSALGANVMFSSPESWKDETLEAPYVEIDEVIDSIDIVMLLRVQHERHGDSEIASFETMQYHEQFGLTQQRYNKLNDRAIIMHPAPVNRGVEIEDTLVEAPKSRIFKQMENGMYIRMAIIDYILQMEGATAK; encoded by the coding sequence ATGGATAATTTACTAACAATGGAACACTTAAATACGACTGAAATTTATGAATTGATACAACGCGCGAGCGCTTTTAAAAATGGTGACGTGAAACCATGTTGTTTTAATGATAAATTCGTAGCAAATTTATTCTTTGAAAATTCCACACGCACAAAAAGTAGTTTTTTAGTAGCCGAACAAAAATTAGGATTAAAATTAATTGATTTTGAAACAGATACATCTTCTGTTCAAAAAGGTGAATCGCTATATGATACTTGTAAGACATTAGAACAAGTAGGTGCAGATGTGTTAGTAATTCGACATCCTCAAACAAATTATTATGATGAGTTAGAAAAGTTAAACATCCCAATTATCAACGCTGGTGACGGAAGTGGACAACATCCCACTCAAAGTTTATTAGATATTATGACAATCTACGAAGAATACAAAACATTTGAGAACTTAAATATTTTAATTTGTGGAGATATTAAAAATTCACGTGTAGCCAAAAGTAACTTTCAAAGTTTAAGTGCTTTAGGTGCAAATGTGATGTTTTCAAGTCCAGAGTCATGGAAAGATGAAACATTAGAAGCACCGTATGTAGAAATAGATGAAGTGATTGATTCAATAGACATCGTGATGCTACTTAGGGTACAACACGAGAGACATGGCGATAGTGAAATAGCTAGTTTTGAAACGATGCAATACCATGAACAGTTTGGACTTACACAACAACGATATAACAAGCTAAATGATCGAGCGATTATTATGCATCCAGCTCCGGTCAATCGAGGCGTAGAAATAGAAGATACGCTTGTCGAAGCACCTAAGTCTCGTATTTTTAAACAAATGGAAAATGGTATGTATATCCGCATGGCAATTATTGACTATATCTTACAAATGGAAGGGGCAACAGCAAAATGA
- a CDS encoding dihydroorotase has protein sequence MKLLTNAQILQDGELTKVSILIDGKYIKKIAPQIDVDAGTEEIDLKGQFVSPGLVDVHVHLREPGGEHKETIETGTKAAARGGFTTVCPMPNTRPVPDSEENLNHLNQLIAENAQVRVLPYAAITVRQAGKEHVDFSTLAQNGAFAFTDDGVGVQQANMMYEAMQEAAKVNKAVVAHCEDNSLIYGGAMHEGERSKALGIPGIPNICEAVQIARDVLLAEAAGAHYHVCHVSTKESVRAIRDAKKAGIHVTAEVTPHHLLLTEDDVPGDDAIYKMNPPLRSKEDREALLEGLLDGTIDCIATDHAPHAAEEKDQPMTKAPFGIVGSETAFPLLYTRFVKNGEWTLQQLVDYLTIKPAQTFDLPYGRLEEGGLADLAVINLDKETEINADDFASKGRNTPFIGYNVYGTPVLTMVEGEVKFKEEK, from the coding sequence ATGAAATTATTAACAAATGCGCAAATATTACAAGACGGTGAACTAACAAAGGTATCAATCTTAATAGATGGGAAATATATTAAGAAAATCGCACCTCAAATAGATGTTGATGCGGGTACAGAAGAAATCGACCTCAAAGGACAATTTGTTTCACCAGGATTAGTCGATGTTCATGTTCATTTACGTGAACCAGGTGGAGAACATAAAGAAACGATTGAAACAGGAACAAAAGCGGCAGCTCGAGGTGGTTTCACTACAGTTTGTCCTATGCCAAATACTCGTCCAGTACCAGATTCTGAAGAAAATCTTAATCACTTAAATCAATTGATAGCAGAAAATGCGCAGGTTAGAGTCTTGCCATACGCTGCTATAACAGTGAGGCAAGCAGGTAAGGAACATGTTGATTTCTCTACGCTTGCACAAAATGGTGCATTTGCTTTTACCGATGATGGCGTAGGGGTACAGCAAGCGAATATGATGTACGAAGCTATGCAAGAAGCTGCAAAAGTTAATAAAGCTGTCGTAGCACATTGTGAAGATAACAGCTTGATTTATGGCGGTGCCATGCACGAAGGAGAACGTAGCAAAGCTTTAGGTATACCAGGTATTCCAAATATTTGCGAAGCAGTACAAATAGCCAGAGATGTGTTATTAGCAGAAGCAGCAGGTGCTCATTATCACGTTTGCCATGTATCAACTAAAGAAAGTGTTAGAGCGATACGCGATGCTAAAAAAGCAGGCATACATGTAACTGCTGAAGTTACCCCACATCACTTATTATTGACTGAAGACGATGTTCCTGGAGATGATGCGATTTATAAAATGAATCCTCCTTTAAGAAGTAAAGAGGATAGAGAGGCCTTGCTTGAAGGATTGCTAGATGGAACTATTGATTGTATCGCAACAGATCATGCTCCACACGCAGCCGAAGAAAAGGATCAACCAATGACTAAAGCACCATTTGGTATCGTAGGTAGTGAAACAGCATTCCCATTGCTTTATACGCGCTTTGTTAAAAATGGTGAGTGGACGTTACAACAATTAGTTGATTATTTAACAATTAAACCAGCCCAGACATTTGATTTACCATACGGAAGATTAGAAGAAGGTGGATTAGCTGATTTAGCAGTTATCAATTTAGACAAAGAAACTGAAATCAACGCAGATGACTTTGCGTCTAAAGGACGTAACACACCATTTATAGGGTATAACGTTTATGGTACACCAGTATTAACAATGGTTGAAGGTGAAGTTAAATTTAAGGAGGAAAAATAA
- a CDS encoding carbamoyl phosphate synthase small subunit → MLKQRYLVLEDGSYYEGYPIGSDNLTLGEIVFNTAMTGYQETISDPSYTGQIITFTYPLIGNYGINRDDFESLVPTLNGVVVKETSSQPSNFRKQKTFDEVLVEYDIPGISGVDTRSITRKIRKYGVLKAAFTDNKAEIEQIVTQLKTKELPRNEVTTVSTKSPYVSTGYGLRVVLVDFGKKQNIVRELNARGCNVTVVPYDTTAEEIIRMSPDGVMLSNGPGDPEAVETALEMIQGILGQVPFFGICLGHQLFALAQGATSFKMKFGHRGANHPVKDLKTGKIALTSQNHGYAIDKDSLINTDLEITHIAINDGTVEGLKHKSLPAFSVQYHPEACPGPSDSNYLFDEFIDMMNEYKTKERTINA, encoded by the coding sequence ATGTTAAAGCAACGTTATCTTGTTTTAGAAGATGGTTCATACTATGAAGGTTACCCAATAGGCTCCGATAATTTAACACTAGGGGAAATTGTCTTTAATACGGCAATGACAGGTTATCAAGAAACGATTTCAGATCCTTCATATACCGGTCAAATTATTACATTTACTTACCCTTTAATAGGGAATTACGGTATAAATAGAGATGATTTTGAATCACTTGTTCCTACTTTAAACGGTGTTGTAGTAAAAGAAACCAGCAGCCAACCAAGTAATTTTAGAAAACAAAAAACATTTGATGAAGTACTTGTAGAGTATGATATACCAGGCATTTCAGGTGTCGATACACGAAGTATTACAAGGAAAATTCGAAAATACGGCGTGCTAAAAGCTGCGTTTACAGATAATAAAGCCGAGATTGAGCAAATAGTTACACAATTAAAAACAAAAGAATTACCACGTAATGAAGTGACAACTGTATCTACAAAATCTCCTTATGTATCTACTGGCTATGGCTTAAGGGTTGTCTTGGTTGATTTTGGTAAAAAACAAAATATTGTAAGAGAACTTAATGCACGTGGTTGTAATGTAACTGTAGTACCATACGACACAACTGCAGAAGAAATTATTAGAATGTCACCTGATGGTGTGATGTTGTCTAATGGACCTGGTGACCCTGAAGCGGTTGAAACAGCATTAGAAATGATTCAAGGCATCTTAGGACAGGTTCCATTTTTCGGTATTTGTCTAGGTCACCAATTATTTGCACTAGCTCAAGGAGCGACTTCTTTCAAAATGAAGTTTGGTCACAGAGGCGCTAATCATCCAGTCAAAGACTTAAAAACTGGAAAAATTGCATTAACGAGTCAAAATCACGGTTATGCAATTGATAAAGATTCTTTAATAAATACAGATTTAGAAATTACACATATTGCTATTAATGATGGCACAGTTGAAGGTTTGAAACATAAATCATTACCAGCTTTTTCAGTACAATATCATCCTGAAGCATGTCCGGGACCATCAGATTCTAATTATTTATTTGATGAATTTATCGACATGATGAATGAATATAAAACAAAGGAGCGTACAATCAATGCCTAA
- the carB gene encoding carbamoyl-phosphate synthase large subunit → MPKRQDIETILVIGSGPIIIGQAAEFDYAGTQACLALKEEGYRVILVNSNPATIMTDTEIADKVYIEPLTHDFIARIIRKEQPDALLPTLGGQTGLNMAIQLHDSGELEANNVQLLGTELQSIQQAEDRELFRTLMNELNVPVPESDIVNTVEQAFAFKEEVGYPLIVRPAFTMGGTGGGICYNDEEFKEIVGNGLHYSPATQCLIEKSIAGYKEIEYEVMRDKNDNAIVVCNMENIDPVGIHTGDSIVVAPSQTLSDVEYQMLRDVSLKVIRALGIEGGCNVQLALDPHSMDYYIIEVNPRVSRSSALASKATGYPIAKLAAKIAVGLTLDEMLNPITETSYAAFEPTLDYVISKIPRFPFDKFEKGERVLGTQMKATGEVMAIGRTYEESLLKAIRSLEYGVHHLGLPNGETFDLDYIKSRIKDQDDERLFFIGEAIRRGTTLEEIHEMTKIDYFFLNKFQHIINIEHDLKANKGDINYLKFAKNYGFSDRVIAHRFDMTETEVHDLRVANGITPVYKMVDTCAAEFESTTPYYYGTYEYENESIVTDKEKILVLGSGPIRIGQGVEFDYATVHAVWAIQQAGYEAIIVNNNPETVSTDFSISDKLYFEPLTEEDVMNIIDLEQPKGVVVQFGGQTAINLADKLAKHDVQILGTSLEDLNRAEDRKEFEALLHKIGVPQPNGKTATSPQEALQNARNIGYPVVVRPSYVLGGRAMEIVNSDAELEDYMNQAVKASPDHPVLVDRYLTGKEIEVDAICDGETVIIPGIMEHIERAGVHSGDSIAVYPPQTLTQVEMDTLEDFTIKLAKGLNIVGLINIQFVIAHDGVYVLEVNPRASRTVPFLSKITDIQMAQLAMRSIMGEKLVDLGYKAGIQPYANGVFVKAPVFSFNKLKNVDITLGPEMKSTGEVMGKDSTMEKALYKGLTASGMEVSDHGTVLMTVSDKDKDEIISIAHRLNEVGYKILATEGTAQKLAENQIPSEVVGKIGGEDDLLTRIQNGEVQIVVNTMTKGKEVERDGFQIRRASVENGVPCLTSLDTVDALTSVLESMTFTMKNM, encoded by the coding sequence ATGCCTAAACGTCAAGATATAGAAACGATTTTAGTTATAGGATCAGGACCAATTATCATCGGTCAAGCTGCAGAGTTCGATTATGCAGGTACTCAAGCATGTTTGGCATTAAAAGAAGAGGGCTACCGTGTAATATTAGTTAACTCAAACCCAGCTACGATCATGACGGATACTGAAATTGCCGATAAAGTGTATATTGAACCATTAACGCATGATTTTATTGCACGTATTATTCGTAAAGAGCAACCAGATGCACTCCTACCTACATTAGGAGGTCAAACAGGATTAAATATGGCAATTCAATTACATGATAGTGGAGAATTAGAAGCTAATAATGTACAGCTATTAGGAACAGAATTGCAGTCGATTCAACAAGCTGAAGATAGAGAATTATTTAGAACATTGATGAACGAACTAAATGTACCGGTTCCTGAAAGTGATATCGTCAATACAGTTGAGCAAGCATTTGCATTTAAAGAGGAAGTTGGTTATCCGTTAATCGTAAGACCGGCATTTACAATGGGCGGCACTGGCGGAGGAATTTGTTATAACGATGAAGAATTTAAAGAAATCGTAGGTAACGGTTTACATTATAGTCCGGCCACACAGTGTTTAATCGAAAAATCAATCGCTGGCTATAAAGAAATTGAATATGAAGTTATGCGTGATAAAAATGACAATGCTATTGTTGTCTGTAATATGGAAAATATTGACCCTGTGGGTATACATACAGGTGACTCAATCGTAGTAGCACCTAGTCAAACGTTGTCAGATGTAGAATATCAAATGTTACGTGATGTATCGTTAAAAGTGATACGTGCATTAGGCATTGAAGGCGGTTGTAATGTACAGCTTGCGCTAGACCCACATTCTATGGATTACTATATCATCGAGGTGAATCCTCGTGTATCTCGCTCATCTGCGTTGGCGTCAAAAGCAACAGGTTATCCAATTGCCAAATTAGCTGCCAAAATTGCAGTAGGATTGACGTTGGATGAAATGTTGAATCCGATTACTGAAACATCATATGCTGCCTTTGAGCCCACATTAGATTACGTGATTTCTAAGATTCCACGCTTCCCATTTGATAAATTTGAAAAAGGTGAACGCGTTCTAGGTACACAAATGAAGGCGACAGGCGAAGTAATGGCAATCGGAAGAACATATGAAGAGTCCTTACTTAAAGCGATTCGTTCTTTAGAATATGGTGTACATCATTTAGGCTTACCAAATGGTGAAACGTTCGATTTAGATTATATTAAATCACGTATCAAAGACCAAGATGATGAACGTCTATTCTTTATAGGAGAAGCAATCCGCAGAGGTACGACATTAGAAGAAATTCATGAAATGACAAAAATAGATTATTTCTTCTTAAACAAATTCCAACATATTATTAATATAGAGCATGATTTAAAGGCTAATAAAGGGGATATTAATTACCTGAAATTTGCTAAAAATTATGGCTTTAGCGACCGTGTCATTGCTCATCGTTTCGACATGACAGAAACTGAAGTTCACGATTTAAGAGTAGCAAATGGTATTACACCAGTGTATAAAATGGTAGATACATGCGCTGCAGAATTTGAGTCAACAACACCTTATTATTATGGAACATACGAATACGAAAATGAATCTATCGTTACGGATAAAGAGAAAATTCTAGTGCTTGGGTCAGGTCCAATACGTATTGGTCAAGGTGTTGAATTTGACTATGCAACGGTGCACGCTGTATGGGCAATTCAACAAGCTGGTTATGAAGCAATTATTGTAAACAATAATCCAGAAACTGTATCAACTGATTTTTCAATATCAGATAAATTATACTTTGAACCACTAACTGAAGAAGATGTCATGAATATTATTGATTTAGAACAACCTAAAGGGGTAGTCGTTCAATTTGGTGGCCAAACAGCGATCAACTTAGCTGATAAACTAGCAAAACACGACGTTCAAATTCTAGGAACATCATTAGAAGATTTAAATAGAGCAGAAGACCGTAAAGAATTTGAAGCGTTATTGCATAAAATTGGCGTGCCACAACCAAATGGTAAGACGGCTACATCACCTCAAGAAGCACTACAAAATGCAAGGAACATTGGTTATCCAGTCGTTGTAAGACCATCTTACGTATTAGGCGGACGCGCGATGGAGATTGTTAATAGTGACGCAGAATTAGAAGACTACATGAATCAAGCTGTTAAAGCTAGCCCAGATCATCCTGTATTAGTAGACAGATACTTAACAGGTAAAGAAATTGAAGTTGATGCTATATGTGATGGAGAGACTGTAATTATTCCGGGTATCATGGAGCATATCGAAAGAGCGGGTGTTCACTCAGGTGATTCTATTGCAGTTTATCCACCACAAACATTAACTCAAGTAGAAATGGATACGCTAGAAGATTTCACTATTAAATTGGCAAAAGGGTTAAATATAGTCGGATTAATTAATATTCAATTTGTTATTGCACACGACGGCGTATATGTTTTAGAAGTGAATCCACGTGCCAGTCGTACGGTGCCATTCTTAAGTAAGATTACTGATATTCAAATGGCGCAATTGGCAATGCGTTCCATTATGGGCGAAAAACTTGTCGATTTAGGTTATAAAGCTGGAATCCAACCGTACGCAAATGGTGTGTTTGTCAAAGCACCGGTCTTCAGTTTTAATAAATTGAAAAATGTAGATATTACGCTTGGACCTGAAATGAAATCAACAGGTGAAGTAATGGGGAAAGATTCTACAATGGAAAAGGCGCTTTACAAAGGGTTAACTGCAAGTGGTATGGAAGTCAGTGACCACGGGACAGTTTTGATGACAGTAAGTGATAAAGATAAAGATGAAATTATATCTATTGCACATCGTTTAAACGAAGTAGGCTATAAAATTTTAGCGACAGAAGGTACTGCCCAAAAATTAGCTGAAAATCAAATTCCTTCAGAAGTCGTTGGCAAAATCGGTGGTGAAGATGATTTATTAACTCGCATTCAAAATGGTGAAGTTCAAATCGTCGTTAATACGATGACAAAAGGAAAAGAAGTTGAACGTGATGGCTTCCAAATCAGACGTGCATCTGTTGAAAATGGCGTACCTTGTCTAACATCGTTAGATACAGTAGACGCACTAACAAGTGTCCTTGAAAGTATGACTTTCACAATGAAAAACATGTAA
- the pyrF gene encoding orotidine-5'-phosphate decarboxylase: MRNLPIIALDFDSVEAVDAFLDRFEEPLFVKAGMELFYQTGPQLISSIKDRGHDIFLDLKLHDIPNTVGKAMEGLSKLNVDLVNVHAAGGTEMMKSALVGLKKHNPNIKLIAVTQLTSTTERILRDEQNIQSSIEDAVLNYAQLAQLSGLDGVVCSPLEAQLLKSELGEAFLKVTPGIRPLDSAKDDQQRVTTPEDAKEMGATHIVVGRPITKSSNPVESYHKIKESWLR; encoded by the coding sequence ATGAGAAACTTACCTATTATTGCATTAGACTTTGATTCTGTGGAAGCGGTAGATGCATTTTTAGACAGATTTGAAGAACCATTATTTGTAAAAGCTGGAATGGAACTTTTTTATCAAACTGGCCCACAATTGATATCATCGATTAAAGATCGCGGTCATGATATTTTTCTAGATTTAAAATTGCATGATATTCCAAACACTGTTGGAAAAGCGATGGAAGGATTAAGTAAATTGAACGTTGATTTAGTAAATGTGCATGCTGCCGGTGGCACTGAAATGATGAAAAGTGCTTTAGTAGGACTTAAAAAGCATAACCCTAACATTAAACTGATAGCAGTAACACAGCTGACATCTACAACAGAAAGAATATTAAGAGATGAACAAAATATTCAAAGCTCGATTGAAGACGCTGTACTTAATTATGCCCAGTTGGCACAATTATCTGGATTGGATGGTGTAGTATGTTCACCACTTGAAGCTCAACTGCTTAAAAGTGAACTAGGAGAAGCGTTTTTAAAAGTAACGCCAGGTATTAGACCATTAGATTCAGCGAAAGATGATCAACAAAGAGTAACAACACCTGAAGATGCTAAAGAAATGGGAGCGACTCATATTGTCGTTGGTCGTCCAATTACTAAAAGTAGTAATCCAGTAGAAAGTTACCATAAAATTAAAGAAAGTTGGTTAAGATAA
- the pyrE gene encoding orotate phosphoribosyltransferase — translation MAKAIAKSLLDIKAVSLSPNDPFTWSSGIKSPIYCDNRVTLGYPDVRRDIRDGLSELIKTNFEDVEILSGTATAGIPHAAYVSEVLNLPMNYVRSKSKSHGKQKQIEGALSQGKKVVVIEDLISTGGSSITAVNALREAGAEVLGVVAIFTYGLKKADEEFQNIGVPFYTLSDYNELIEVAKENGEISDNDISRLVDWRDNLS, via the coding sequence ATGGCAAAAGCAATTGCAAAATCATTATTAGATATTAAAGCAGTTTCATTATCTCCAAACGATCCATTTACGTGGAGTTCAGGAATTAAATCTCCTATTTATTGTGATAATCGAGTAACCCTTGGTTATCCAGATGTACGACGTGACATTAGAGATGGTTTAAGTGAATTGATTAAAACAAATTTTGAAGATGTTGAAATTCTTTCTGGTACTGCAACTGCAGGCATTCCTCATGCAGCCTATGTATCTGAAGTACTTAATTTACCGATGAATTATGTACGTTCAAAAAGTAAAAGTCATGGTAAGCAAAAACAAATTGAGGGTGCATTAAGTCAAGGTAAAAAAGTTGTAGTTATAGAAGATTTAATTTCTACTGGTGGTTCATCAATTACAGCTGTTAATGCGCTTAGAGAAGCAGGCGCAGAGGTTCTCGGTGTGGTTGCTATATTTACTTATGGTTTAAAAAAAGCTGATGAAGAATTTCAAAACATTGGAGTACCATTTTACACTTTGAGTGATTATAATGAACTTATAGAAGTCGCGAAAGAAAATGGAGAAATTTCTGACAATGATATTAGTAGATTAGTTGATTGGAGAGATAACTTATCATAA
- a CDS encoding Mph(C) family macrolide 2'-phosphotransferase — protein sequence MTQHNEIIKCAEEHQLHIQPRTISLNESGLDFQVAFGKDEHGIEWVLRLPRRSDVYKRTKPEKQVVDFLQSNVSFEIPKWKVHAKDLIAYPKLTGNPAATIDPEIQDYVWEIEHKPVPENFVNTLAEALVDLHNIPEENITAQHIKIKTIQEVKNDFQRRMNKVKETYGVVYELWNRWKQWLENDELWPRHATMIHGDLHPGHIMVDNQANVTGLIDWTEATHSDPSMDFMGHHRIFGEEGLEQLITAYGKAGGEIWPRMKEHIIELNAVFPMFIAEFAMKSGESAFEKMALKELGMEEKEF from the coding sequence ATGACTCAACATAATGAAATTATTAAATGTGCTGAAGAACATCAATTACACATCCAACCTCGAACAATTTCATTGAATGAATCTGGCCTTGATTTCCAAGTTGCATTTGGAAAAGATGAACATGGCATAGAATGGGTTTTAAGACTACCAAGAAGATCTGACGTTTATAAACGAACAAAACCCGAAAAACAAGTGGTAGACTTTTTACAGAGTAATGTTTCATTTGAAATACCGAAGTGGAAAGTACACGCAAAAGACCTTATTGCTTACCCAAAACTTACTGGCAATCCTGCAGCCACAATAGACCCAGAAATACAAGATTATGTTTGGGAAATTGAACACAAACCAGTACCAGAAAACTTTGTTAATACATTAGCCGAAGCGCTCGTAGACTTACACAATATACCAGAAGAAAACATTACCGCGCAGCATATAAAAATTAAAACTATACAAGAAGTAAAAAATGACTTTCAAAGAAGAATGAATAAAGTTAAAGAAACTTATGGCGTAGTATATGAATTATGGAACAGATGGAAACAATGGTTAGAAAACGACGAACTATGGCCACGACATGCGACCATGATACATGGAGACTTACATCCAGGACATATAATGGTTGATAACCAAGCAAACGTCACAGGTCTTATAGACTGGACTGAAGCAACTCACTCCGATCCATCAATGGACTTTATGGGACACCATCGTATATTTGGGGAAGAAGGATTAGAACAACTTATAACTGCATACGGTAAAGCTGGTGGTGAAATATGGCCTCGAATGAAAGAGCATATAATAGAACTTAATGCAGTATTTCCAATGTTCATTGCTGAGTTTGCTATGAAATCAGGAGAATCAGCGTTTGAGAAAATGGCATTGAAAGAGTTAGGTATGGAAGAAAAGGAGTTTTAA
- a CDS encoding YitT family protein yields MKMLEQLFKDHTKNIIICILGAFVSALAVNCFILGSNLGDGGTVGISLALKYAFGWSPALTSLIINTIVIIVGWKFLSTRTAVYTFIANTAISIFLDLTKSFNTGIDNFVINATFGGVLVGVGIGLVIAAGGVIGGTSVIAKMLNKYLDIKTAQAIFILDGLVVLSFLFVLPLTNVLFTIIMLFVTERATSFIIEGFNPKKAVTVISSKNEVISDRINSFTGRGSTLLNGKGGYGKHETSMLYVVVPQSQVTRVKKLVNEEDENAFLVIHDVRDVLGNGFINLS; encoded by the coding sequence ATGAAAATGTTGGAACAGTTGTTTAAAGATCACACAAAAAATATCATCATTTGCATATTAGGAGCGTTTGTAAGTGCTCTAGCGGTCAATTGCTTTATATTAGGTTCTAATTTAGGTGATGGTGGAACAGTCGGTATATCGTTAGCATTAAAATACGCGTTTGGATGGTCACCTGCGCTAACATCATTGATTATTAACACAATTGTTATCATTGTTGGTTGGAAATTTTTAAGTACACGTACTGCAGTTTATACTTTTATAGCGAATACAGCCATCTCGATTTTTTTAGATTTAACTAAAAGTTTTAATACGGGAATAGATAATTTTGTTATAAATGCAACATTTGGTGGTGTTTTAGTCGGTGTTGGTATTGGTTTAGTTATTGCTGCAGGTGGTGTCATTGGTGGAACATCTGTAATTGCAAAAATGTTAAATAAATATTTAGATATAAAAACAGCTCAAGCTATCTTCATATTAGATGGTTTAGTCGTATTATCTTTTCTTTTTGTGTTACCACTTACAAATGTACTATTTACTATAATAATGCTATTTGTTACAGAAAGAGCAACCTCATTCATAATTGAAGGATTTAACCCTAAAAAAGCAGTTACAGTTATTTCTAGTAAAAATGAAGTCATTAGTGACAGAATTAATAGTTTTACGGGTAGAGGATCTACTTTATTAAATGGTAAAGGTGGTTACGGTAAACATGAAACGAGTATGTTATATGTCGTTGTTCCTCAATCACAAGTAACAAGAGTGAAAAAATTGGTGAATGAAGAAGATGAAAACGCCTTTTTAGTTATTCACGATGTACGAGATGTGCTAGGAAATGGCTTTATCAACTTATCTTAA